A portion of the Manihot esculenta cultivar AM560-2 chromosome 2, M.esculenta_v8, whole genome shotgun sequence genome contains these proteins:
- the LOC110608606 gene encoding nudix hydrolase 18, mitochondrial yields MVALVSQENVVALVSRTGRHLQRYTKAGLRQVVGCIPYKYKIGYPDFLDIEDALEVLVISSQKGKGMLFPKGGWELDETIKEAASRETLEEAGVRGIVELELGKWSFKSKTHDTYYEGYMFPLLVQEELDFWPEKNVRQRKWMSVADAKECCQHWWMKEALDSLVNRLRSQQQLEQEKVVSCTLSYQNKLNL; encoded by the exons ATGGTGGCTTTGGTCTCCCAAGAAAATGTTGTTGCTCTGGTTTCTCGCACGGGCAGACATTTGCAGCGCTACACTAAAGCTGGTCTTCGTCAAGTTGTTGG CTGTATACCTTACAAATACAAAATTGGGTATCCAGATTTCTTGGACATTGAAGATGCGTTAGAAGTTCTTGTTATCAGTTCCCAGAAAGGAAAAGGAATGTTGTTTCCCAAG GGAGGTTGGGAATTAGATGAAACAATAAAAGAGGCAGCTTCAAGGGAGACATTAGAGGAAGCTGGAGTGCGAGGCATTGTTGAG CTTGAATTAGGAAAATGGAGTTTCAAGAGCAAAACACATGACACCTATTATGAAGGTTACATGTTCCCTCTACTTGTTCAGGAGGAATTGGATTTCTGGCCTGAGAAAAACGTTCGTCAAAGAAAATGG ATGAGTGTGGCAGATGCAAAGGAATGCTGTCAACATTGGTGGATGAAGGAAGCCTTAGATAGCTTAGTTAATCGACTGAGGTCTCAGCAGCAACTTGAACAGGAAAAAGTTGTTTCTTGTACTTTAAGCTACCAGAACAAACTCAATTTGTAA